From Chengkuizengella sediminis:
GTGTACAGAAGCATTTATTCCTTCATTAGATTTTGCGCTAAATTTTTTAGTACAGGAGCTGTATGTTGTTCAGGATGTAAAAGATGCTGACTATTATAGCAGAACAGAAAAAAAATTGGAGACATGGATAGATATAAATATAGAAACAAATATCAAACATTCGTTAAAAATGATAGATTTCGTTGCTGATCATTGGGCATACATTCTATCAGGAAAAAATTCTCCAATTCATTTATTATTTGGGGCTCAGGGTGAACAGATCTGGAGGGATTATTTTCAACACCCGAGCGATTTGTATTATGTTCATAATCAGTGGCTGGCTTTATACCTGAACCCGATAATGGAAGATGGCCAAAGTATATTGGAGCTAGGAGCAGGTTATGGATCTGGAACAAGATGTATATTAAATAATCTAAACAATAACAAGATTCATTATACTGCATCGGATGTAAGCCCTATGATTGTCAGACATTTAAGTAGAGAGTTCCCCCATATAGAATCATCTGTTGTAAATTTTGATAAAGATCTTTTTACTCAGCTGAATGGAGAAAAATATGATTATATTGTTTCGATTAATGGCCTTCATTGTTCTTTTGATATTCAAGCTGCACTAGTTAGGATAAAAAAATGCTTAAATCCAGGTGGAAAAGTGATTTTATCAGAATGCATTAGAGATTTAAACCATTCATACTTACATCAGGAATTTATCTTTAATTTACTTCCTGGGTACAAAATTTATCAAAATGGGAAATTTTTTATCAATGGTTTTCAAACCAAATTGAAGTGGGAAAAGGCTTTTAAAGAAACAGGGTATAAAAATGTGGAAGTCATTTTAAATGAAGGGGACTTAACCTTAGGAGCCATTATTGTTGGTGAACATCATGAATAAGAAAAACTATAACCACCACATTAAAAAACCGATAAATCAAATTGATAAATGTATTACATTAAATGAAAAAGAAATTATTTTTGAGAAATTTGTGTCAAACGGGGATTTTTTATTAATAGGCCACTTTGAAGATTTGAGTATATTTCCTGGACTATTGCTTACAGAAGCGATTATTCAAGGAGTGGAGTACATCATAGGAAAACAAAGAAGTGAATTTATGATAAAAAATGTAAACGTTCGATTTTTAGACATCATTCCTGCAGGGAATATCGTAACCATTCATGTTCAACTTCTAGACCAGTTGATTAAATCGTATGCAGTCATAGAGGATCGAAAAGTAATGACTTATCAATCGGAGGTATATTATGGGACAATTTCAAATGATCGTCGTAGATTTACTTAGTGATGAAGGGTGTGGCGTTTTGCCAAAAGAAGAAATCATTCTTTCAAATCGTTTTATAGATTTAGGGTTTGATTCTCTTAAATTTGCCGAATTTTTAATTCATCTCGAAAATCGAACTGGAAAAGAAATACCTGATGAAATATTAAATTTTAACTTGGAAGAGTCGATTGAACAGTTTCTAGAAATCATCTTTTCCAAGTATATAGGTTAAACATATGGATGTTTCTGTTATTATTCCTGTGTATAATCAACCGCATGCTTTAGACTTATGTTTAGAAGGATTTTGTGTACAAACAACGAGTCAAATTCAATTTGAAATTATCATTGTTGATGATGGTTCTGAGGATGACATCACCCCTTTCATTAAAAAATGGGAGGGGAAAATAGAGAACCTCATCTATATCAGAACTGAAAATGTCGGTAGAGCAAGCGCTAGAAATATGGGTTTAAAAATCTCACGAGGAAATGTTGTTGTGCTTAATGATGCAGATAGAATTCCAGATCCCCATTTTATTCAGGCACATGATATACTCCATCGTAACAATAATGACCTCATTTCAGTTGGTCACATACGTGAATTGTATTTCTCAAACATTCAACATAACAGGGATGTTATAAAGTCATGTGTTATGAATGCAAAGTTATATAAAATACCTAGCTACTGTAAAATGGTTTATCAATGTTATGACGAAGCTGGCATGTCAATTTCCAGTATCCCATGGGTCAGTACTTTTAGCGGGAACTTGTCGTTTAGAAGAACGCTTTTGGAACAAGTTGGGATGTTTGAAGAGGCGTTTTTAAAATGGGGATTTGAACATTTTGAGTTGGGATATCGAGCTTTTAAACGAAACTATCAGTTTGTATATAACAAGTCAGCGATAAATTACCATTTGGCACATAAAAGACCGACTGGATTTTATAAAAAATCAATAGAAGAGAGTTTAGAAATTTTATATAGACTCCATCCCAAAGAAGAAATAAAATATTTTAAGCAATTTTTCCTTGGCAGTTTAAGTTTGCAGCAATTTGAACAAAAAGTTTCAGGCAAGTTGCCAGCATGGAATCACAATCAAGCTTCTTCACATGTACTAAGTTTTTAATTCAGATGAAGGATGATGAATGATATGAAAGCAATGGTAGATAACTTTGTTAACTCCATCTTTGTTAACTCCAGAACTTGCCTGTGGTCCATAAATCCAAAGGTCACTTACAAGGAGCTTGAAAATTTAGTTGAAAACAACATCAACATAATTAAACAAAATAAAATTCATCACGATACTTTAGTTATTTTGGATACGAATCTTGGATGGAAGTTAGTTCCTATTTTACTTGCATTTTTTAAATGCAGGATCACGGTTTTGCCATTTGATTTCAAAGAACTTCCAGAAGATTATGCTTCTTACACGTTAATTTCTCAAAGTCATGTTGATGAACGTGGATGTTTAAGCAATGTGGAAGTGAACCATAAAAGACAAATTTTAAATGATATCGCTTTAATTCTTTGTACATCAGGTTCTTTAGGAAAAGCGAAAGCAGTAAAGTTAACTTATGACAATATTATGTACAATGTGATTGCCAATGCAAAGATCTTAAATCAGATAGATTCAGAACGCTTTTATATTAGCAGACCTTTATACCATGCGTCAGCGATCATAGCAGAAGTATTTACGGGCTTAATCTTAAACAAATCTATGTATTTTAGGCAAAAAAATTTCACTCCCAGTTCTTTTTTACAGGATGTGAAACAGAAAGAGTTAGACACGATATTTTCTACCCCGACGATCATGTATCAGCTCACAAAAATAAAAAAAACAGAGAAATTACCTATAAAAAATATTGTGCTCAGTGGTGAAATACCAAAATATAAACAAATTGAAGAAATATCAAATTATTTTGATGAGTCACAAATCATCAATGCTTATGGTCTGACGGAAGCAAGTCCTA
This genomic window contains:
- a CDS encoding class I SAM-dependent methyltransferase; its protein translation is MAISTNLFTEKYFTAYQYASRYTAEKILEVFNLHGLFLRAAVAHQRLEIIDKLKCTEAFIPSLDFALNFLVQELYVVQDVKDADYYSRTEKKLETWIDINIETNIKHSLKMIDFVADHWAYILSGKNSPIHLLFGAQGEQIWRDYFQHPSDLYYVHNQWLALYLNPIMEDGQSILELGAGYGSGTRCILNNLNNNKIHYTASDVSPMIVRHLSREFPHIESSVVNFDKDLFTQLNGEKYDYIVSINGLHCSFDIQAALVRIKKCLNPGGKVILSECIRDLNHSYLHQEFIFNLLPGYKIYQNGKFFINGFQTKLKWEKAFKETGYKNVEVILNEGDLTLGAIIVGEHHE
- a CDS encoding acyl carrier protein — encoded protein: MGQFQMIVVDLLSDEGCGVLPKEEIILSNRFIDLGFDSLKFAEFLIHLENRTGKEIPDEILNFNLEESIEQFLEIIFSKYIG
- a CDS encoding glycosyltransferase family 2 protein — encoded protein: MDVSVIIPVYNQPHALDLCLEGFCVQTTSQIQFEIIIVDDGSEDDITPFIKKWEGKIENLIYIRTENVGRASARNMGLKISRGNVVVLNDADRIPDPHFIQAHDILHRNNNDLISVGHIRELYFSNIQHNRDVIKSCVMNAKLYKIPSYCKMVYQCYDEAGMSISSIPWVSTFSGNLSFRRTLLEQVGMFEEAFLKWGFEHFELGYRAFKRNYQFVYNKSAINYHLAHKRPTGFYKKSIEESLEILYRLHPKEEIKYFKQFFLGSLSLQQFEQKVSGKLPAWNHNQASSHVLSF
- a CDS encoding class I adenylate-forming enzyme family protein is translated as MKAMVDNFVNSIFVNSRTCLWSINPKVTYKELENLVENNINIIKQNKIHHDTLVILDTNLGWKLVPILLAFFKCRITVLPFDFKELPEDYASYTLISQSHVDERGCLSNVEVNHKRQILNDIALILCTSGSLGKAKAVKLTYDNIMYNVIANAKILNQIDSERFYISRPLYHASAIIAEVFTGLILNKSMYFRQKNFTPSSFLQDVKQKELDTIFSTPTIMYQLTKIKKTEKLPIKNIVLSGEIPKYKQIEEISNYFDESQIINAYGLTEASPRVCINLNVSKENYNNVGRPLENIQLKIKENELYIQGPNIMKGYWNNEDKTNEVKHEGWLRTKDIAILEDDGSITIMGRKDDLLIRAGVNLHAHTLEEIINSNNNIKDSFVYGINSNKLGQEIICLLVSKSVDFKVIDLFQYLKLRNVPQRFWPDRVKFVKEIPKNKTGKRKRLVWWC